The Sphingosinicella humi genome has a window encoding:
- a CDS encoding SPOR domain-containing protein, whose translation MNNSVAVKLAASTLVIGMTMVGCTVSPEASRPASLSAKGPQTGQQAAAHYAQAEQALRQGKLTDALVHVEKAVELEPRDVGYRLSLADLYLKNGRFRSAATSFNDVLTLQPGHERAALSLALTQIALGNRYQATTQLDQLAETAKPGDVGLAYALAGETDRAIALLEPAARAPGADARVRQNLALAYALAGDWLKARTTAAQDVSPAQIDERMAQWAAMANPEASWTQVASLIGVTPVQDPGQPVRLALAPQADDVRFAEAADVPVIAAEPKPTEVAFAPAPEPEEAIVSAPVPVATPESRFAEAVQTLVEPQADLAAERAPMIRAAMSTFEPAKKAPRIVGRTERQEEVRAALGAKPSRFVVQLGAFSTPQNVERAWVKAIDRYPAAAERVPLSTTVTIPGRGTFHRLSVSGFDSRAEANGLCASIRAKGGACFVRETAGDAPVRWASRYTRNG comes from the coding sequence ATGAACAACAGCGTAGCGGTTAAACTGGCGGCTTCGACCCTGGTCATCGGCATGACCATGGTCGGGTGCACGGTCTCTCCCGAAGCCTCGCGTCCGGCGAGCCTGTCGGCCAAGGGGCCGCAGACGGGGCAGCAGGCGGCGGCCCACTACGCCCAGGCCGAGCAGGCTCTGCGGCAGGGCAAGCTCACCGACGCGCTTGTCCATGTCGAAAAAGCGGTCGAGCTCGAGCCGCGCGACGTCGGCTACCGCCTGTCGCTCGCCGACCTCTACCTCAAGAACGGCCGCTTCCGCTCCGCAGCAACCAGCTTCAACGACGTGCTGACCCTTCAGCCGGGCCATGAGCGCGCCGCGCTGAGTCTGGCACTGACGCAGATCGCGCTGGGCAATCGCTACCAGGCGACGACGCAGCTCGATCAACTCGCCGAAACCGCAAAGCCGGGCGATGTCGGTCTTGCCTACGCGCTGGCGGGTGAAACCGACCGGGCAATCGCGCTGCTCGAGCCCGCCGCCCGCGCGCCGGGCGCCGATGCTCGGGTCCGCCAGAATCTGGCGCTGGCCTACGCTCTGGCGGGCGACTGGCTGAAGGCGCGCACGACCGCCGCGCAGGACGTCTCGCCCGCCCAGATCGACGAGCGGATGGCGCAATGGGCCGCGATGGCCAATCCGGAGGCGAGCTGGACGCAGGTTGCGAGCCTGATCGGAGTCACGCCGGTGCAGGATCCGGGGCAGCCGGTGCGCCTTGCCTTGGCGCCGCAGGCTGATGACGTCCGCTTCGCTGAAGCTGCCGACGTTCCCGTCATAGCCGCCGAGCCGAAACCGACCGAAGTCGCTTTCGCGCCGGCGCCGGAGCCGGAGGAGGCGATCGTCTCTGCGCCCGTACCGGTCGCGACTCCGGAATCTCGCTTCGCCGAAGCCGTGCAGACCTTGGTCGAGCCGCAAGCCGACCTCGCTGCCGAGAGAGCGCCGATGATCCGGGCGGCGATGTCGACCTTCGAGCCCGCCAAAAAGGCGCCGCGCATCGTCGGCCGTACCGAGCGGCAGGAAGAGGTGAGGGCGGCGCTCGGCGCCAAGCCCAGCCGCTTCGTCGTCCAGCTCGGCGCGTTCAGCACGCCCCAAAATGTCGAGCGCGCCTGGGTGAAGGCGATCGATCGCTACCCGGCGGCGGCCGAGCGCGTGCCGCTCAGCACCACCGTCACCATTCCGGGCCGCGGCACCTTCCATCGCCTGTCGGTTTCCGGCTTCGACTCGCGCGCGGAGGCGAACGGCCTATGCGCCTCGATCCGCGCTAAGGGCGGTGCCTGCTTCGTCCGCGAAACGGCGGGCGACGCGCCGGTGCGCTGGGCGTCGCGCTACACGCGCAACGGCTGA
- a CDS encoding aspartate carbamoyltransferase catalytic subunit — MSNAFPHRHLLGIEGLSADDIRIILDEAEQWVEFNRRPRKQDGRLVGLTQINAFFENSTRTLFSFEIAGKRLGAQVANFHAAASSVKKGESLIDTALTLNAMRPDVLIIRHEANGAAADVADVMDCPVINAGDGRGEHPTQALLDALTLRRRFGRIEGLKIAICGDIRHSRVAGSNMRSLPLLGAEVRLVGPVALLPDSIPAGISTFTDFEEGIAGTDVVMMLRIQRERMEEALSASLGDYHSFYGLTRERLDRLAPNAAVMHPGPMNRGVEIDGDIADDPKRSLIQEQVEMGVAVRMACLDIFTRSARS, encoded by the coding sequence ATGTCCAACGCCTTTCCCCACCGCCACCTCCTCGGCATCGAGGGGCTGTCCGCCGACGATATCCGCATCATCCTGGACGAGGCGGAGCAGTGGGTGGAGTTCAATCGGCGGCCGCGCAAGCAGGACGGGCGGCTGGTCGGCCTCACCCAGATCAACGCCTTTTTCGAGAACAGCACGCGCACGCTCTTTTCCTTCGAGATCGCCGGCAAGCGGCTGGGGGCGCAGGTCGCCAACTTTCACGCCGCCGCCTCCAGCGTGAAGAAGGGCGAGAGCTTGATCGACACGGCGCTCACTCTCAACGCGATGCGGCCCGACGTGCTGATCATCCGTCATGAAGCCAATGGCGCCGCCGCCGATGTCGCCGACGTGATGGACTGCCCGGTCATCAATGCTGGCGACGGCCGCGGCGAGCACCCCACCCAGGCGCTGCTCGATGCGCTTACCCTCCGCCGCCGCTTCGGCCGGATCGAGGGACTGAAGATCGCCATCTGCGGCGACATCCGGCACAGCCGCGTCGCCGGTTCGAACATGCGTTCCCTGCCCCTGCTCGGCGCCGAGGTGCGGCTCGTGGGCCCGGTAGCGCTGCTTCCCGACTCGATACCCGCCGGCATCTCCACCTTCACCGATTTCGAGGAAGGTATTGCCGGAACGGACGTGGTGATGATGCTGCGTATCCAGCGCGAGCGGATGGAGGAGGCGCTGTCGGCGTCGCTCGGCGACTATCACAGCTTCTACGGACTGACCCGCGAACGGCTTGACCGGCTGGCGCCGAACGCGGCGGTGATGCACCCCGGGCCGATGAACCGCGGCGTCGAGATTGACGGCGATATCGCGGACGACCCGAAGCGCTCGCTCATTCAGGAGCAGGTCGAGATGGGGGTCGCCGTCCGGATGGCCTGCCTCGACATATTCACTCGGTCCGCCCGATCCTAA
- the tyrS gene encoding tyrosine--tRNA ligase, producing MSQYKSDLLRLLDERGYIHQLTDAEGLDALATKEIVPGYIGFDPTAPSLHVGSLVQIMLLRRLQQAGHKPIVLMGGGTGKIGDPSFKDEARKLMTEETIAANVASIKRVFENFLTFGDGPTDAIMLDNAEWLDALEYIPFLREVGQHFSINRMLTFDSVKLRLDREQSLSFLEFNYMILQAYDFLELSRRAGCRLQLGGSDQWGNIVNGVELARRADGTQVYGVTTPLITTADGGKMGKTMSGAVWLNADQLPPYDYWQFWRNTQDADVGRFLRLFTDLPVDEVARLESLQGSEINEAKKVLADLATAMAHGEAAATEAAETARRTFEQGAAGDSLPTLRVQGDGLGIVQALTVLGFAASNGEARRKIGEGAVRLNNVVISDPTFTIVLETDEPLKLSLGKKKHGLLTR from the coding sequence ATGAGCCAGTACAAGTCCGATCTCCTCCGCCTACTCGACGAGCGCGGCTATATCCACCAGTTGACCGACGCCGAGGGCCTAGATGCCTTGGCGACGAAGGAGATCGTGCCGGGCTATATCGGCTTCGACCCGACCGCGCCCTCGCTCCATGTCGGCAGCCTGGTCCAGATCATGCTGCTGCGCCGGCTCCAGCAGGCGGGGCACAAGCCCATCGTGCTGATGGGCGGCGGCACCGGCAAGATCGGGGATCCAAGCTTCAAGGACGAAGCGAGGAAGCTGATGACCGAGGAGACGATCGCGGCCAACGTCGCCTCGATCAAGCGGGTGTTCGAGAATTTCCTGACCTTCGGCGACGGGCCGACCGACGCGATCATGCTCGACAATGCGGAATGGCTGGACGCCCTCGAATATATCCCCTTCCTTCGGGAGGTGGGGCAGCATTTCTCGATCAACCGGATGCTGACCTTCGACAGCGTCAAGCTGAGGCTCGATCGGGAGCAGTCGCTCTCCTTCCTCGAATTCAACTATATGATTCTCCAGGCCTATGACTTCCTGGAGCTGTCGCGCCGCGCCGGGTGCCGGCTGCAGCTCGGCGGATCGGACCAGTGGGGCAATATCGTCAACGGCGTCGAGCTCGCCCGCCGCGCCGACGGGACGCAAGTCTATGGCGTGACGACGCCGCTCATCACCACCGCCGACGGCGGCAAGATGGGCAAGACCATGTCGGGCGCGGTGTGGCTCAACGCGGACCAGCTGCCGCCCTATGATTATTGGCAGTTCTGGCGGAACACGCAGGACGCCGATGTGGGGCGCTTCCTGAGGCTCTTCACCGACCTGCCGGTGGACGAAGTCGCGCGGCTGGAGTCGCTCCAGGGGAGCGAAATCAACGAGGCGAAGAAGGTGCTGGCTGACCTCGCCACAGCGATGGCGCACGGTGAGGCCGCGGCAACCGAGGCGGCGGAGACGGCGCGTAGGACGTTCGAGCAAGGCGCGGCGGGAGACTCCCTGCCGACGCTGAGGGTGCAGGGCGATGGGCTCGGCATCGTCCAGGCCCTGACCGTGCTCGGCTTCGCCGCCTCGAACGGCGAGGCTCGGCGCAAGATCGGCGAAGGCGCCGTGCGGCTCAACAATGTCGTGATCTCCGACCCGACCTTCACGATCGTGCTGGAGACCGACGAACCGCTGAAGCTCAGCCTCGGCAAGAAAAAGCACGGCCTCCTGACACGCTGA
- a CDS encoding succinate dehydrogenase assembly factor 2 translates to MDREARLKRLRFRAWHRGTKEADLLIGGFFDRHHEGWSDAEIDWYEAFLEEQDVDIMAWAIGTQPVPERWDGAMMRRLKALNYIEHPE, encoded by the coding sequence ATGGACCGCGAAGCCCGCCTCAAACGTCTCCGCTTCCGCGCCTGGCATCGCGGTACCAAGGAGGCCGACCTGCTGATCGGCGGATTTTTCGACCGGCATCATGAAGGCTGGAGCGACGCGGAGATCGACTGGTACGAGGCGTTCCTCGAGGAGCAGGACGTCGACATCATGGCCTGGGCGATCGGAACCCAGCCCGTGCCGGAGCGCTGGGACGGGGCGATGATGCGCCGGCTCAAGGCCCTCAACTATATCGAGCACCCCGAATAA
- the recG gene encoding ATP-dependent DNA helicase RecG, whose product MRPDILNPIFAEVEVLKGIGPALAKPLKRLGLERVVDILFHLPVNWIDRKRVEIVDQADAGRVVTVEVTPVDYRQGGPRGPFRVHATDKAGNYLSLVYFNNPGWAKKQLKIGEPRVVSGRMDLYGQELQIVHPDYVLPPDEAATLPESEPVYPLSEGLTNNRMGHLAAQALSRVPELAEWVEPSVLERRGWPSWSEALSMAHRMRQAGQARERLAYDEIFANQLALMLVRASSRKRKGVPLRGDRRLRDMLKLPYAPTGAQARAIAEIEGDLQQEMPMLRLLQGDVGSGKTLVALKALLIAVEAGAQGALLAPTEILARQHFDTLSRQLAGLPVNVAILTGREKGKAREATLMGLADGSIDILVGTHAIFQQHVTYKRLGLAVVDEQHRFGVAQRMMLAEKAVRPPHLLVMTATPIPRTLTLTHYGEMDVSRLDEMPPGRQPIETRVLSAERLPEVVEALGRHIAAGKQAYWVCPLVEESEASDQAAAEDRAQTLRLRFGDRIGLVHGRMKGPEKDAVMERFQRGELSVLVATTVIEVGVDVPNATLMIVEGADRFGLAQLHQLRGRVGRGDQRSVCLLLRGNSLSETARARLALMRETNDGFRIAEEDLRLRGAGEILGTRQSGEAQFRLASPEQIAELAQTAMDDARLLVDRDGGLEGPRGKAARTLLYLFERDAAVGLLRSG is encoded by the coding sequence ATGCGGCCCGATATTCTCAATCCGATCTTCGCTGAAGTGGAGGTGCTGAAGGGCATCGGCCCGGCGCTCGCCAAGCCGCTGAAGCGGCTGGGGCTGGAGCGTGTCGTCGACATCCTCTTCCACCTGCCGGTGAACTGGATCGACCGGAAGCGGGTCGAGATCGTCGATCAGGCCGATGCCGGGCGGGTGGTGACGGTGGAGGTGACGCCCGTCGACTATCGGCAGGGCGGGCCGCGCGGGCCGTTTCGGGTGCACGCCACCGACAAGGCCGGCAATTATCTCAGCCTCGTCTACTTCAACAATCCGGGCTGGGCGAAGAAGCAGCTCAAGATCGGCGAGCCGCGCGTCGTCTCCGGGCGGATGGACCTGTACGGGCAGGAATTGCAGATCGTCCATCCGGACTATGTGCTGCCGCCGGACGAGGCCGCGACCTTGCCGGAAAGCGAGCCCGTCTATCCGTTGTCGGAAGGGCTCACCAACAATCGCATGGGCCATCTGGCCGCCCAGGCGCTATCGCGGGTGCCGGAGCTCGCCGAATGGGTGGAACCGAGCGTGCTCGAACGGCGAGGCTGGCCAAGCTGGTCGGAAGCTCTGTCGATGGCGCACCGCATGCGTCAGGCAGGCCAGGCGCGCGAGCGGCTCGCCTATGACGAAATCTTTGCCAACCAACTCGCCTTGATGCTGGTCCGCGCCTCATCGAGGAAGCGCAAAGGCGTGCCGCTGAGGGGCGACCGGCGGCTACGGGACATGCTGAAGCTTCCCTATGCGCCCACCGGGGCCCAGGCGCGCGCCATCGCCGAGATCGAGGGCGATCTCCAGCAGGAAATGCCGATGCTCCGGCTGCTCCAGGGCGATGTCGGATCGGGCAAGACATTGGTGGCGTTGAAGGCATTGCTGATCGCCGTGGAAGCCGGCGCGCAGGGGGCGTTGCTGGCGCCGACCGAAATCCTTGCCCGCCAGCATTTCGACACTTTGTCGCGCCAACTCGCTGGGCTTCCGGTCAACGTCGCCATCCTCACCGGGCGCGAGAAGGGCAAAGCGCGCGAGGCGACCCTGATGGGCCTCGCCGACGGCTCGATCGACATCCTCGTCGGCACCCACGCCATCTTCCAGCAACATGTCACCTACAAGCGGCTTGGCCTCGCCGTGGTGGACGAGCAGCATCGCTTCGGCGTCGCGCAGAGGATGATGCTGGCGGAAAAGGCGGTGCGGCCGCCGCACCTCCTCGTCATGACTGCCACGCCTATCCCGCGAACGCTGACGCTGACCCATTATGGCGAGATGGACGTCAGCCGACTCGACGAGATGCCGCCCGGCCGCCAGCCGATCGAGACCCGCGTGCTGAGCGCGGAGCGGCTGCCCGAGGTGGTCGAAGCGCTCGGCCGTCACATCGCTGCGGGCAAACAGGCCTATTGGGTCTGTCCGCTGGTCGAGGAGAGCGAGGCCTCGGACCAGGCCGCCGCCGAGGATCGCGCCCAGACGCTCCGCCTCCGCTTCGGCGACCGCATCGGCCTCGTCCACGGCCGAATGAAGGGGCCGGAGAAGGATGCGGTGATGGAGCGGTTCCAGCGCGGCGAGCTCTCCGTGCTGGTCGCCACTACCGTCATCGAGGTCGGCGTCGACGTTCCCAACGCCACCTTGATGATCGTCGAAGGCGCCGATCGCTTCGGCTTGGCCCAGCTCCACCAGCTAAGGGGTAGGGTAGGCCGTGGCGACCAGCGCTCGGTCTGCCTGCTGCTGCGCGGCAACAGTCTCAGCGAGACGGCGCGCGCCCGCCTCGCTCTGATGCGCGAAACCAATGACGGCTTTCGTATCGCCGAGGAGGATCTGCGCTTGCGCGGTGCCGGCGAAATCCTCGGCACGCGGCAGTCGGGCGAGGCTCAGTTCCGTCTCGCCAGTCCCGAACAGATCGCGGAGCTCGCCCAGACTGCGATGGACGATGCCCGCCTCCTCGTCGACCGCGACGGCGGCCTCGAAGGCCCGCGCGGCAAGGCGGCGCGAACCCTGCTCTATTTGTTCGAGCGCGACGCGGCCGTGGGACTGCTGCGCTCGGGATAA
- the mfd gene encoding transcription-repair coupling factor: MTDLKTILAADRPITLAGAPAGFLPWLAADLARAAKGRAVFIAPDEAAMRAIVDAAHYFAPELETLSFPAWDCLPYDRASPSLRTSSERLATLHALQRKSDKPQLLVTTVNAATQRTLTPFRIRQLVARLAPGERIDRDKLGVLLRANGYMRTDTVADAGEYAVRGGLVDLFPSGEEEALRLDFFGDEIESVRRFDPATQRTIGSVDGFTLLPASETLLDEGSIKRFRSRYRELFGATATGDPLYQAISEGRRLSGLDHWLPLFEEKLATLFDHLSEDDLIVRDAHDSRAADARFEAIEDYYQNRTRAQSSDPGSYRPLEPGTLYLGREEWERIIAERPLHQTTPFHEPESASVLDFGVDGPRDFAPERAQNANLYEAVAAHVADLRRAKHKVVLASYSNGARERLKGLLEDHGLKKLALADTWQEALGASSPLPPAGGAGGGPVKSRAATPDKPSPQSPPASGRGGSVALTVIQLDHGFTTQEVALLTEQDMLGDRLVRRRKRKKSADAFLTELATLTPGDLVVHADHGIGRYEGLMQIPVQKAPHDCVALSYSGGDKLYVPVENLEVLSRYGSESEGVTLDKLGGEAWQRRKSRMKERIREIAGELIKTAAERALRAGAVAEPDTGYAAFADRFPYEETDDQDRAIGDVIGDLGAGKPMDRLVCGDVGFGKTEVALRAAFIAAMAGMQVALVCPTTLLARQHYNTFKERFHGFPIEIGRLSRLVPAAEAKATKEGIKDGKVDIVIGTHAILAKGIEFKNLGLVIVDEEQRFGVTHKERLKALRSDVHVLTLTATPIPRTLQMAMSGLRELSVIQTPPVDRLAVRTYVMPWDPVVVREALLREHYRGGQSYFVAPRIADLPDIEEFLRNEVPEVSSITAHGQMSPTEVEERMSAFYDRKYDVLLSTTIVESGLDIPSANTLIIHRADRFGLAQLYQLRGRVGRSKTRAYAYFTTPETRTITEGADKRLQVLANLDSLGAGFQLASHDLDIRGAGNLLGDEQSGHIKEVGFELYQSMLEEAILEAKAGDAGLKERAEDFSPQITVDAPIMVPEDYVPDLDLRMGLYRRMNELEDRQEIESFAAELIDRFGKLPEATENLLKVIEIKLICRKAQIVKLDVGPKGALVHFHNDQFPDLEGLIAYVQRLKGTAKLRPDSKLVISRNWPDPQARINGALQLSKGLAKILVQETRPAKEREPA; encoded by the coding sequence GTGACCGACCTCAAGACGATCCTCGCGGCCGACAGGCCGATCACGCTGGCCGGCGCCCCGGCCGGATTCCTGCCCTGGCTCGCCGCCGACTTGGCGCGCGCCGCGAAGGGACGCGCCGTCTTCATCGCGCCCGACGAAGCGGCGATGCGTGCCATCGTCGACGCCGCCCATTATTTCGCGCCGGAGCTGGAGACGCTGTCCTTCCCGGCCTGGGACTGCCTCCCCTACGATCGCGCCTCGCCCTCGCTGCGAACGTCGTCGGAACGCTTGGCCACGCTCCACGCGCTGCAGCGCAAGAGCGACAAGCCCCAGCTTCTCGTCACCACCGTCAACGCCGCGACCCAGCGCACGCTTACCCCGTTCCGGATCCGCCAGCTCGTCGCCCGACTCGCTCCCGGCGAACGCATCGATCGCGACAAGCTTGGCGTGCTGCTCCGGGCCAATGGCTACATGCGCACCGATACCGTCGCCGACGCCGGCGAATATGCGGTGCGCGGCGGTCTGGTGGACCTCTTCCCCTCCGGCGAGGAGGAGGCGCTGCGCCTCGACTTCTTCGGCGACGAAATCGAGAGCGTCCGCCGTTTCGACCCCGCCACCCAGCGCACCATCGGCTCGGTGGACGGCTTTACCCTCCTCCCCGCCTCCGAGACCCTGCTCGACGAAGGGAGCATCAAGCGCTTCCGGTCCCGCTACCGCGAACTGTTCGGCGCCACCGCGACCGGCGACCCGCTCTACCAGGCGATCTCCGAAGGCCGTCGCCTCAGCGGCCTCGATCACTGGCTGCCACTGTTCGAGGAGAAGCTCGCCACTCTGTTCGATCATCTCTCGGAGGACGACCTCATCGTCCGCGACGCTCATGACTCCCGCGCCGCGGACGCCCGCTTCGAGGCGATCGAGGATTATTACCAGAACCGCACGCGGGCGCAGTCGTCGGACCCGGGCAGCTATCGTCCGCTGGAGCCGGGCACGCTCTATCTCGGCCGGGAGGAATGGGAGCGGATCATCGCCGAGCGGCCGCTCCACCAGACCACGCCTTTCCACGAGCCGGAAAGCGCCAGCGTCCTTGATTTCGGGGTGGACGGTCCCCGCGATTTCGCGCCGGAGCGGGCGCAGAACGCCAATCTCTATGAGGCGGTCGCGGCGCATGTCGCCGATCTCAGGCGCGCGAAGCACAAGGTCGTTCTGGCGAGCTATTCCAACGGCGCGCGAGAGCGGTTGAAGGGCCTGCTCGAGGACCATGGACTGAAGAAGCTCGCCCTGGCCGACACCTGGCAGGAAGCTTTGGGTGCTTCCTCTCCCCTCCCGCCAGCGGGAGGGGCTGGGGGAGGGCCTGTCAAGTCGCGCGCTGCCACACCCGACAAGCCCTCCCCTCAATCCCCTCCCGCAAGCGGGAGGGGAGGTAGCGTCGCCCTGACCGTCATCCAGCTCGACCATGGATTCACCACTCAGGAGGTCGCGCTGCTCACCGAGCAGGACATGCTCGGCGATCGCCTGGTGCGCCGTCGCAAGCGCAAGAAGAGCGCCGACGCCTTCCTCACCGAACTCGCCACTCTCACCCCCGGCGATCTCGTCGTCCATGCCGACCACGGCATCGGCCGCTACGAAGGGCTGATGCAGATTCCGGTGCAGAAGGCGCCGCACGACTGCGTTGCCCTTTCCTATTCCGGCGGCGACAAGCTTTACGTCCCGGTCGAAAATCTCGAAGTCCTCTCCCGCTACGGCAGCGAGAGCGAGGGCGTGACCCTCGACAAGCTCGGCGGCGAAGCCTGGCAGCGGCGGAAGTCGCGGATGAAGGAGCGGATTCGCGAGATCGCCGGCGAGCTGATCAAGACCGCGGCCGAACGGGCGCTCCGGGCCGGCGCCGTCGCCGAGCCCGATACCGGCTATGCCGCCTTCGCCGACCGCTTTCCCTATGAGGAGACGGACGATCAGGACCGGGCGATCGGCGACGTCATCGGCGATCTCGGCGCCGGCAAGCCGATGGACCGGCTCGTCTGCGGCGACGTGGGCTTCGGCAAGACCGAGGTCGCGCTGCGCGCGGCCTTCATCGCCGCCATGGCCGGGATGCAGGTGGCGCTCGTCTGCCCGACCACCCTCCTCGCCCGACAGCATTACAACACCTTCAAGGAACGCTTCCACGGCTTCCCGATCGAGATCGGCCGCCTCTCCCGCCTGGTCCCCGCCGCCGAGGCCAAGGCGACCAAGGAGGGCATCAAGGACGGCAAGGTCGACATCGTCATCGGCACCCACGCCATCCTCGCCAAGGGTATCGAGTTCAAAAACCTCGGGCTCGTCATCGTCGACGAGGAGCAGCGCTTCGGCGTCACCCACAAGGAGCGGCTGAAGGCGCTCCGCTCCGACGTCCATGTCCTGACGCTCACCGCCACGCCCATTCCGCGCACCTTGCAGATGGCGATGTCGGGCCTTCGCGAGCTTTCGGTCATCCAGACGCCGCCCGTCGATCGGCTGGCGGTCCGCACCTACGTCATGCCCTGGGATCCGGTCGTCGTCCGCGAGGCGCTGCTTCGCGAACATTATCGCGGCGGCCAGAGCTATTTCGTCGCTCCCCGCATCGCCGACCTGCCGGACATCGAGGAGTTTCTGCGCAACGAGGTGCCTGAGGTGAGCTCCATCACCGCCCACGGCCAGATGTCGCCGACCGAAGTCGAAGAGCGCATGTCCGCCTTCTACGACCGCAAGTACGACGTGCTGCTCTCGACCACCATCGTCGAAAGCGGGCTCGACATCCCGAGCGCCAACACCCTCATCATCCACCGCGCCGACCGCTTCGGCCTCGCCCAGCTTTACCAGCTGCGTGGCCGCGTCGGACGGTCCAAGACGCGCGCCTACGCCTATTTCACGACGCCCGAGACTCGCACCATCACCGAAGGCGCCGACAAGCGCCTCCAAGTGCTCGCCAATCTCGATTCACTGGGCGCGGGCTTCCAGCTCGCCAGCCACGACCTCGACATACGCGGCGCCGGCAACCTGCTCGGCGACGAGCAGTCCGGCCACATCAAGGAAGTCGGCTTCGAGCTTTACCAGTCGATGCTGGAGGAGGCGATCCTCGAGGCCAAGGCCGGCGATGCCGGACTAAAGGAGCGGGCCGAGGATTTCTCGCCCCAGATCACCGTAGATGCGCCGATCATGGTTCCCGAGGACTATGTTCCGGACCTCGACCTTCGCATGGGCCTCTACCGGCGCATGAACGAGCTGGAGGACCGGCAGGAGATCGAATCCTTCGCCGCCGAGCTGATCGACCGCTTCGGCAAGCTGCCGGAAGCGACGGAGAACCTGCTCAAGGTCATCGAGATCAAATTGATCTGCCGCAAGGCCCAGATCGTGAAGCTCGACGTCGGCCCCAAGGGCGCGCTGGTCCACTTCCACAACGACCAGTTTCCGGACCTCGAAGGCCTTATCGCCTATGTCCAGCGGCTGAAGGGAACGGCCAAGCTCCGCCCCGACAGCAAGCTCGTCATCTCGAGGAACTGGCCGGACCCGCAGGCCCGCATCAACGGCGCGCTGCAACTCTCCAAGGGTTTGGCGAAGATATTGGTGCAGGAGACGCGGCCGGCGAAGGAGCGCGAGCCCGCTTGA
- a CDS encoding DOMON-like domain-containing protein, whose amino-acid sequence MRVALRVHPDTPSNAVSRIEVEVESTNPGKLALHYRVTGEIGEILLPPPAASTRADDLWQHSCFEAFLRDTSGTGYHEFNFAPSTQWAAYRFKDYREGRSLAAVTAPIIGARADVGCYELQATLAWAGPARMGLSAVIEERSGRKSYWALAHPPGDPDFHHSDCFALQLPPAVRP is encoded by the coding sequence ATGCGCGTCGCGCTGAGGGTTCATCCAGACACGCCCTCCAATGCCGTGTCTCGCATCGAAGTGGAGGTAGAATCTACGAACCCCGGGAAGCTGGCGTTGCACTATCGCGTCACAGGCGAAATAGGCGAGATCCTGCTGCCGCCTCCGGCCGCGTCGACCCGAGCGGACGATCTGTGGCAGCATAGCTGCTTCGAAGCTTTCCTTCGCGACACATCGGGTACCGGCTATCACGAATTCAACTTCGCGCCGTCGACGCAATGGGCCGCCTATCGCTTCAAGGACTATCGGGAGGGGAGGAGCCTTGCCGCGGTGACTGCCCCGATTATCGGGGCCCGCGCGGATGTCGGATGCTACGAATTGCAGGCGACGCTGGCTTGGGCGGGACCTGCGCGAATGGGGCTCTCGGCCGTTATCGAGGAGCGGTCTGGCCGCAAATCCTATTGGGCGCTGGCGCATCCTCCCGGCGACCCGGATTTTCATCATTCCGATTGCTTTGCACTCCAACTCCCGCCAGCAGTTCGACCATGA